A portion of the Chlamydia caviae GPIC genome contains these proteins:
- a CDS encoding cysteine-rich outer membrane protein has protein sequence MLTGVENSESGVIDLIKPGLDDVMKNETVQVTLVNSVLGWCKAHIVDPIKTSKIVQSRAFQITMVVLGVILLIAGLALTFVLQGQLGKNAFLFLIPAVIGLVKLLTTSVFMEKPCTPEKWRLCKRLLATTEDILDDGQINQSNTIFTTESSDVTNTATQS, from the coding sequence ATGTTAACAGGTGTAGAAAATAGCGAAAGCGGCGTTATCGATCTAATTAAACCAGGATTGGATGATGTAATGAAAAACGAAACAGTACAAGTGACTTTGGTGAATTCTGTATTAGGATGGTGTAAAGCGCATATCGTTGATCCGATAAAGACATCCAAAATTGTACAATCAAGAGCCTTCCAAATTACCATGGTTGTACTTGGAGTTATCCTACTTATTGCTGGTTTGGCTTTAACTTTTGTATTGCAAGGGCAGCTTGGCAAAAATGCCTTCTTATTCTTAATCCCTGCGGTTATTGGTTTGGTTAAACTTCTAACCACCTCAGTGTTTATGGAAAAACCTTGCACTCCAGAAAAATGGCGTTTATGCAAACGTCTTTTAGCAACAACTGAAGATATTCTAGATGATGGGCAAATTAACCAATCAAATACGATTTTCACTACAGAAAGTTCCGACGTAACGAATACAGCAACGCAATCGTAG
- a CDS encoding S41 family peptidase: MIKILRLCALVLTCLPSFSFASELLHEADIRKTVDRLIEYHVDVQDISPDILMRSLRGYSQSFDSHKAYLTEQEVGNFIQSTDIKKRLLKNYKTNNFAIYQNLNRVIKDSIIRAREWRTEWLSDPEALVKEAATHALIKKPKQWARSIQEVKERQRSLLLSYISVYLSDSSKNRYQGKEASLTQLCVRQLEAHENPYLGINDYGKPMSPQEESHHFHVRVVKAMAHSLDAHTTYFSKDEALAMRIQLEKGMCGIGVILKEDIDGVSVKEIIPGGPAHKTGDLHVDDIIYRVDGKNIENLPFRAVLDCLRGSQGSEVTLDVHSQDQNRTVKLRREKISLDDRRVDVSYESYGNGVIGKITLHSFYEGENQISSEQDLKRAIQSLQDKNLLGLVLDIRENTGGFLSQAIKVSGLFMTNGVVVVSRYADGSIKRYRTVSPKKFYDGPLTILVSKSSASAAEIVAQTLQDYGVAIIVGDEQTYGKGTIQHQTITADSDKEGFFKVTVGKYYSPSGKSTQLQGVRSDIHIASRYFAEPLGERYLEHPLPADSCDNVMDDNLKDLDAQMRPWFQKYYTPNLQKEETVWKEMLPQLTANSKQRLSENKNYKIFLDELKDPSEAIRPFGSNDLQMEESVNILKDMILLRERKAAISLGG, encoded by the coding sequence ATGATAAAAATACTACGTCTTTGCGCTCTTGTTCTAACCTGCCTTCCCAGTTTCTCTTTTGCTTCTGAATTACTTCATGAAGCAGACATCCGAAAAACTGTGGATCGATTGATTGAATATCATGTGGATGTTCAAGATATCTCCCCCGATATTCTTATGCGTTCATTAAGAGGATATTCGCAATCTTTTGATTCTCACAAAGCTTATCTTACAGAACAAGAGGTAGGTAATTTTATCCAATCTACAGATATCAAGAAACGTCTGTTGAAAAATTATAAGACGAATAATTTTGCGATTTATCAGAATTTAAATCGTGTAATTAAAGATAGCATTATTCGAGCACGCGAGTGGCGAACTGAATGGTTATCTGATCCTGAGGCTTTGGTTAAAGAAGCTGCTACCCATGCACTGATTAAGAAACCTAAGCAGTGGGCGCGCTCTATCCAAGAGGTTAAAGAAAGACAGCGTTCTTTACTTCTCTCTTATATTTCTGTGTACCTATCAGATAGTTCTAAAAACCGCTATCAGGGCAAGGAAGCTTCTTTAACTCAACTTTGTGTACGACAACTCGAAGCGCATGAAAACCCCTACTTAGGGATTAATGACTATGGGAAACCTATGTCTCCTCAAGAGGAGTCGCACCACTTCCATGTTCGTGTAGTTAAGGCTATGGCTCATAGCTTAGATGCGCATACCACCTACTTTAGTAAGGATGAAGCCCTTGCTATGCGTATTCAATTAGAAAAAGGCATGTGTGGGATTGGTGTAATCTTAAAAGAAGATATTGATGGGGTTAGTGTAAAGGAGATCATTCCTGGAGGGCCTGCCCACAAAACTGGAGACTTACATGTTGATGACATCATTTATCGTGTTGATGGCAAAAATATAGAGAATCTTCCCTTTAGAGCGGTATTAGACTGTCTTAGAGGTTCTCAAGGTTCTGAAGTTACCTTAGATGTCCATAGTCAAGATCAAAACCGTACAGTAAAATTAAGACGTGAGAAGATCAGCTTGGACGATCGTCGTGTGGATGTCTCCTATGAGTCCTATGGCAATGGGGTTATAGGAAAGATCACGCTGCATTCTTTTTATGAAGGAGAAAATCAAATCTCTAGCGAACAAGATTTAAAACGTGCGATTCAAAGTCTACAAGATAAGAATCTCCTAGGGCTAGTTTTAGATATTCGAGAAAATACTGGGGGATTTCTCTCACAAGCTATCAAGGTGTCGGGATTATTTATGACTAACGGTGTCGTTGTTGTCTCTCGCTACGCAGACGGCAGCATCAAGCGTTACCGCACAGTATCTCCTAAAAAGTTCTACGATGGTCCTTTAACTATTCTTGTTTCGAAAAGCTCTGCATCTGCGGCGGAAATTGTTGCTCAAACGCTTCAAGATTATGGCGTAGCTATAATCGTTGGTGATGAACAAACTTATGGGAAAGGGACAATCCAACATCAAACAATTACGGCAGATTCTGATAAAGAGGGCTTCTTCAAGGTTACTGTAGGGAAATACTACTCTCCTTCTGGAAAATCTACACAACTTCAAGGTGTACGCTCTGATATCCATATCGCCTCGCGTTATTTTGCAGAACCTTTAGGAGAGCGTTATCTAGAACATCCCCTCCCTGCGGATAGTTGTGATAATGTGATGGATGATAATTTAAAAGACCTAGATGCCCAAATGCGTCCTTGGTTTCAAAAATACTACACTCCCAATCTACAGAAAGAAGAGACTGTTTGGAAAGAGATGCTTCCTCAGCTAACCGCAAATAGTAAACAACGTCTAAGTGAAAATAAGAACTATAAGATCTTCTTAGATGAGTTAAAAGATCCCTCAGAGGCAATACGACCTTTTGGAAGCAATGATTTACAAATGGAAGAATCTGTGAATATTTTAAAGGACATGATTCTTTTAAGAGAGCGCAAGGCGGCTATTTCTTTAGGAGGCTAA
- a CDS encoding membrane protein, translated as MITEIPANSLHASCQQRVYASSRNIVMTAAAAVFLILALILSGLSFLPQATLPFSGAYFIIGSFLVFIAAGILLINTLCDACDVLRPFAPLS; from the coding sequence ATGATTACGGAAATTCCAGCTAATTCTTTACACGCAAGTTGTCAGCAGCGAGTATATGCTTCCTCTCGCAATATTGTGATGACTGCGGCGGCGGCTGTATTTTTGATTCTTGCTTTGATTTTATCTGGATTAAGTTTCCTTCCTCAAGCAACACTACCTTTTTCAGGAGCCTACTTTATTATAGGTTCTTTCTTGGTTTTCATTGCAGCCGGAATATTATTGATCAATACACTTTGCGATGCGTGCGACGTATTACGTCCCTTCGCTCCGCTATCTTAA
- the rpsL gene encoding 30S ribosomal protein S12, whose protein sequence is MPTINQLIRKKRQSSASRKKSPALQKCPQRRGVCLQVKTKTPKKPNSALRKVAWVRLSNGQEVIAYIGGEGHNLQEHSIVLVQGGRVKDLPGVRYHIVRGALDCAAVKNRKQSRSRYGAKRPK, encoded by the coding sequence ATGCCAACCATTAATCAATTAATACGTAAAAAGCGTCAATCTAGCGCGTCTAGAAAGAAATCTCCAGCCTTGCAGAAATGTCCACAAAGACGTGGTGTATGTCTACAAGTGAAGACAAAGACTCCTAAAAAGCCGAACTCAGCTTTACGTAAGGTTGCTTGGGTGCGCTTGTCTAATGGCCAAGAAGTTATCGCTTACATTGGTGGTGAAGGTCATAATTTACAAGAGCACAGCATCGTTTTGGTTCAAGGTGGTAGGGTTAAAGATTTGCCTGGTGTCCGTTATCACATCGTTCGCGGAGCTCTAGACTGTGCTGCTGTCAAAAATAGAAAACAAAGCCGCTCTCGATACGGAGCAAAGCGTCCTAAGTAG
- the rpsG gene encoding 30S ribosomal protein S7 produces MSRRHAAEKKVIPADPIYGSVTLERFINKVMMHGKKSIARKIVYSALERFSKKIGAENVLEAFKEALENAKPLLEVRSRRVGGATYQVPVEVAAGRRDCLAMKWIINNARNKPGKCMEVGLATELIDCFNKQGATIKKREDTHRMAEANKAFAHYKW; encoded by the coding sequence ATGTCAAGACGACATGCCGCTGAGAAGAAAGTAATTCCAGCAGATCCTATCTACGGAAGTGTAACCTTAGAAAGGTTCATTAATAAAGTTATGATGCACGGAAAAAAAAGCATCGCTAGAAAGATAGTCTATTCTGCTTTAGAGAGATTCTCTAAAAAAATCGGTGCGGAGAATGTTCTAGAAGCTTTTAAAGAAGCCTTGGAAAATGCAAAGCCTTTGCTCGAAGTTCGCTCCCGTCGTGTTGGAGGAGCAACTTATCAGGTTCCTGTAGAAGTTGCTGCAGGAAGAAGAGATTGCTTGGCTATGAAATGGATTATCAATAATGCCAGAAACAAGCCTGGAAAGTGCATGGAAGTAGGACTAGCAACCGAGCTTATTGATTGTTTCAATAAACAGGGAGCTACCATCAAGAAACGTGAAGATACCCACCGTATGGCTGAAGCAAACAAAGCATTTGCTCATTATAAGTGGTAA
- the fusA gene encoding elongation factor G, with the protein MSDQEFDLSKIRNIGIMAHIDAGKTTTTERILYYAGRTHKIGEVHEGGATMDWMEQEQERGITITSAATTVFWLDCKINIIDTPGHVDFTIEVERSLRVLDGAVAVFDAVSGVEPQSETVWRQANKYGVPRIAFVNKMDRMGANYFAAVESMKEKLGANAIPVHCPIGAESQFVGMVDLISQKALYFLDETLGAKWEEREIPEDLKEKCAELRYALLEELATVDEGNEAFMMKVLEDPDSITEEEIHQVMRKGVIENKINPVLCGTAFKNKGVQQLLNVIVKWLPSPKDRGIIHGINLKNNEEVHLEPRKDGPLAALAFKIMTDPYVGRITFIRIYSGTLKKGSAILNSTKDKKERISRLLEMHANERTDRDEFTVGDIGACVGLKYSVTGDTLCDDNQEIVLERIEIPEPVIDMAIEPKSKGDREKLAQALNALSEEDPTFRVTSNEETGQTIISGMGELHLDILRDRMIREFKVEANVGKPQVSYKETITKNGSSETKYVKQSGGRGQYAHVCLEIEPNEPGKGNEVVSKIVGGVIPREYIPAVMKGVEEGLNTGVLAGYGLVDVKVSIVFGSYHEVDSSEMAFKICGSMAVKEACRKAAPVILEPIMKVAVTTPEDHLGDVIGDLNRRRGKILGQESSRSMAQVNAEVPLSEMFGYTTSLRSLTSGRATSTMEPAFFAKVPQKIQEEIVKK; encoded by the coding sequence ATGAGTGATCAGGAATTCGATTTAAGCAAAATTAGAAACATCGGTATCATGGCGCATATCGATGCAGGAAAAACGACAACTACAGAAAGAATTCTTTATTACGCTGGAAGGACTCATAAAATTGGTGAGGTTCATGAAGGCGGAGCTACCATGGACTGGATGGAGCAGGAGCAAGAAAGAGGAATCACCATTACCTCTGCTGCAACAACTGTTTTCTGGTTGGATTGTAAAATCAACATTATTGACACTCCTGGTCACGTAGACTTCACTATTGAAGTTGAAAGATCTCTCCGTGTTTTAGATGGTGCCGTAGCTGTATTTGACGCGGTATCTGGAGTCGAACCTCAGTCAGAAACTGTATGGAGACAGGCGAATAAGTACGGTGTTCCCCGGATTGCTTTCGTAAACAAAATGGACCGTATGGGTGCGAATTATTTCGCAGCTGTAGAGTCTATGAAAGAAAAGCTTGGTGCTAACGCTATTCCTGTACACTGTCCTATTGGCGCTGAAAGCCAATTTGTTGGGATGGTCGATCTTATTTCTCAGAAAGCTCTATATTTCTTAGATGAAACTCTAGGGGCTAAATGGGAAGAACGTGAAATTCCTGAAGATCTGAAAGAGAAATGTGCAGAACTTCGCTATGCTCTTCTTGAAGAGCTAGCTACAGTAGATGAGGGCAACGAAGCTTTCATGATGAAAGTACTTGAAGATCCCGATTCCATTACTGAAGAAGAAATTCACCAAGTCATGCGCAAAGGTGTTATTGAAAATAAGATTAACCCTGTGTTGTGCGGAACCGCTTTTAAAAACAAAGGTGTGCAGCAACTTCTTAATGTTATCGTAAAATGGTTGCCTTCCCCTAAAGATCGTGGCATCATTCACGGAATTAATTTAAAAAATAACGAAGAAGTTCATTTAGAGCCTAGAAAAGATGGGCCTTTAGCTGCTCTTGCGTTCAAAATTATGACAGACCCTTACGTTGGTCGTATTACCTTTATCCGTATCTATTCCGGAACGCTTAAAAAAGGTTCAGCTATCCTTAACTCTACTAAGGATAAGAAAGAACGTATCTCACGTTTATTAGAAATGCACGCCAATGAGAGAACCGATAGAGATGAGTTTACTGTTGGTGATATTGGTGCTTGCGTTGGTTTGAAATATTCAGTTACAGGGGATACCCTCTGTGATGATAATCAGGAAATTGTTCTTGAGCGTATTGAAATCCCTGAACCTGTGATCGACATGGCTATTGAGCCAAAGTCTAAGGGCGATAGAGAGAAATTAGCTCAAGCGTTGAATGCTCTTTCTGAAGAAGATCCTACGTTCCGCGTGACCTCAAACGAAGAAACCGGACAAACAATTATTTCCGGAATGGGTGAGCTACATTTAGATATTCTTCGCGATCGTATGATCCGCGAATTTAAAGTGGAAGCTAATGTCGGTAAACCTCAAGTTTCTTATAAAGAAACAATTACCAAAAACGGCAGTAGCGAAACTAAATATGTAAAACAGTCTGGTGGTCGTGGACAATATGCTCACGTTTGCCTCGAGATCGAGCCAAATGAACCAGGGAAAGGGAATGAAGTTGTCAGCAAAATTGTTGGAGGTGTCATTCCTAGAGAATATATTCCCGCGGTTATGAAAGGTGTGGAAGAAGGCTTAAATACAGGAGTTCTTGCAGGCTATGGTTTGGTCGATGTTAAAGTAAGCATCGTATTTGGATCATATCACGAAGTGGATTCCAGTGAGATGGCATTTAAAATATGCGGTTCGATGGCTGTGAAAGAAGCTTGTAGAAAAGCTGCTCCAGTAATTTTAGAACCTATTATGAAAGTTGCAGTAACCACTCCTGAGGATCATTTAGGAGATGTTATTGGTGATTTAAATCGTCGTCGTGGCAAGATCTTGGGCCAAGAATCTTCACGAAGTATGGCGCAAGTGAATGCGGAGGTTCCTTTAAGTGAGATGTTTGGATATACAACATCTTTAAGATCTTTGACTTCCGGAAGAGCAACATCAACAATGGAACCCGCCTTCTTTGCTAAGGTTCCTCAAAAAATTCAAGAAGAGATTGTTAAGAAGTAA
- the rpsJ gene encoding 30S ribosomal protein S10 produces MKQQKQKIRIRLKGFDQGQLDRSTADIVETAKRTGARVAGPIPLPTKREVYTVLRSPHVDKKSREQFEIRTHKRLIDILDPTGKTIDALKMLALPAGVDIKIKAA; encoded by the coding sequence ATGAAGCAGCAGAAACAGAAAATTCGTATTCGTCTGAAAGGATTCGATCAAGGGCAGCTAGATCGATCAACTGCAGATATTGTTGAGACTGCTAAAAGAACAGGCGCTCGTGTAGCAGGCCCTATTCCTTTGCCTACAAAGAGGGAAGTGTACACTGTGTTGCGTTCTCCTCACGTAGACAAGAAGTCTAGGGAGCAGTTTGAAATTCGCACCCATAAGCGTTTAATAGATATCCTGGATCCTACAGGAAAAACTATAGATGCCTTAAAAATGTTAGCTCTTCCAGCAGGGGTTGATATTAAGATTAAGGCTGCTTAA
- a CDS encoding sulfite reductase flavoprotein subunit alpha: MHLLEKFKAQRVSLLSRELVSCCDSSIASSDAGHVYQLFFNTTNSNLSYKVGDSLGIFPKNSLSVVGKILECLGYSPKQLVQTRESSHITFYDFLRCHANIDKIPAKLKSFFPDVEDSTSLYDAIQKYQPTISLELFTQSVLPLLPRFYSIASAPHPTEGKIELLVRLVSYSGEYEQRHGVCSFFLCKELEIGEECYAFVQPTKHFTIGDHVQNKPIVMIGSGTGIAPYKGFVQQRIYNNDPGMNLLFFGERFEKANFYYQNFWKKAIKNELLKLFLAFSRDGDQKIYVQDLLRKERELVLRACEEGAHFFVCGSKTLGSEVKKTLEDILGKDKLSQLKEERRYVIDVY, from the coding sequence ATGCATTTATTAGAGAAATTTAAGGCTCAGAGGGTTTCTCTTCTCTCGCGAGAGCTCGTTTCTTGTTGCGATTCTAGCATTGCTTCTTCCGATGCAGGCCATGTCTATCAGCTGTTTTTCAATACAACAAATTCTAATCTATCTTATAAGGTAGGGGATTCTTTAGGTATATTCCCTAAGAATTCTTTAAGTGTTGTTGGGAAGATTCTCGAGTGTCTAGGTTATTCTCCAAAACAACTAGTGCAAACTCGAGAATCCTCTCACATTACATTCTATGACTTCCTAAGATGTCATGCAAACATAGATAAAATACCTGCAAAACTTAAGTCTTTTTTCCCTGATGTAGAGGATTCCACCTCCCTCTATGATGCTATCCAAAAATATCAACCCACGATCTCTTTAGAGCTATTTACACAAAGTGTATTACCTTTGTTACCCCGATTTTATTCCATAGCTTCTGCTCCACATCCTACTGAGGGCAAGATAGAACTTCTAGTACGGCTTGTGAGCTATTCTGGAGAGTATGAACAACGTCATGGAGTATGTTCCTTCTTTTTATGTAAGGAATTAGAAATAGGCGAGGAATGTTACGCGTTTGTACAGCCTACCAAGCATTTTACTATTGGAGATCATGTTCAGAATAAGCCTATTGTTATGATTGGTTCAGGAACAGGAATTGCTCCATATAAAGGTTTTGTACAACAGCGCATTTATAATAATGATCCTGGAATGAACCTTCTCTTTTTCGGAGAGCGATTCGAAAAGGCCAATTTCTACTATCAAAATTTTTGGAAGAAAGCGATTAAAAACGAGTTGTTGAAGCTTTTCTTGGCATTTTCTCGTGACGGGGATCAAAAGATCTACGTACAAGATCTGCTCAGAAAAGAAAGAGAACTCGTTTTACGAGCATGCGAAGAGGGAGCTCACTTTTTTGTCTGTGGTAGTAAAACATTGGGAAGTGAAGTTAAAAAGACTCTGGAAGATATCCTAGGCAAAGATAAGCTCTCCCAATTAAAGGAAGAGCGTCGTTATGTTATCGATGTTTATTAA
- the ispF gene encoding 2-C-methyl-D-erythritol 2,4-cyclodiphosphate synthase, translated as MDAENDSPLPKPQWIYRVGIGQDSHRFLSESSAKPCILAGVIFENSPGFQANSDGDIVFHAICNAISSVTHRIILGEVADELFHTRGITDSSVYLSEAIKSLKSNQMISHVAITIEGNRPKFLPKLSAMRQSIASALNIPLGSVGITATSGEGLSDFGCGDGVQCFCVLTVAEYCN; from the coding sequence ATGGACGCAGAAAATGACTCTCCTTTGCCTAAACCGCAATGGATTTATCGTGTAGGAATCGGGCAAGATAGCCATCGTTTTCTCTCAGAAAGTTCTGCAAAGCCCTGCATTTTAGCTGGGGTAATCTTTGAAAACAGTCCTGGTTTCCAAGCCAATTCTGATGGTGATATCGTCTTCCATGCTATTTGCAATGCCATTTCTTCTGTAACTCATAGAATCATATTAGGAGAAGTCGCCGATGAGCTTTTCCACACTCGCGGCATTACCGACAGTAGTGTGTATTTATCCGAAGCTATAAAATCTTTAAAATCGAACCAAATGATTTCCCACGTAGCGATTACTATTGAAGGAAATCGCCCTAAATTTCTGCCAAAACTCTCTGCCATGAGACAAAGTATTGCCTCAGCTTTAAATATTCCTTTAGGCTCTGTAGGTATTACTGCGACTTCTGGAGAAGGATTGAGTGATTTTGGCTGTGGCGACGGTGTACAATGCTTTTGCGTACTCACAGTTGCAGAGTATTGCAATTAA
- the rplU gene encoding 50S ribosomal protein L21 has product MKSYAIIQTGSKQYQVSEGDVIDVELLDGISEGQEIVFDQVLFTFDGSKVSLGTPIVKDAVVKGQLLSQVRGEKVTAYKYKRRKNYHRKTGHRQNYLRVKISNLVI; this is encoded by the coding sequence ATGAAGTCTTACGCGATAATTCAGACCGGAAGCAAACAATATCAGGTTTCTGAAGGGGATGTAATTGACGTCGAATTATTAGACGGCATTTCCGAAGGGCAAGAAATTGTTTTCGATCAAGTGTTGTTTACTTTTGATGGATCTAAAGTTTCTTTAGGGACTCCCATTGTAAAGGATGCTGTGGTGAAAGGTCAGCTACTCTCTCAAGTTCGTGGAGAAAAAGTAACGGCCTATAAATACAAAAGACGTAAAAATTATCATCGTAAGACTGGTCACCGTCAGAACTATCTTAGAGTGAAAATTAGCAATCTAGTGATTTAA
- the rpmA gene encoding 50S ribosomal protein L27, with translation MAHKKGQGASRNGRDSESKRLGMKVGAGQRVSTGSILVRQRGTKWHPSQNVGRGRDDTLFALVDGIVVTKKTDRTYISVLPE, from the coding sequence ATGGCACATAAGAAAGGTCAGGGAGCAAGCCGTAACGGTCGCGATTCAGAGTCAAAGCGTCTCGGTATGAAAGTGGGCGCAGGGCAAAGAGTTTCCACAGGAAGTATTCTTGTAAGACAAAGAGGTACTAAGTGGCATCCTTCACAAAACGTAGGTAGAGGTCGTGACGACACTTTATTTGCTTTGGTGGACGGTATTGTGGTCACTAAGAAGACAGATCGTACATACATTTCTGTTCTTCCAGAATAA